One window of the Mixophyes fleayi isolate aMixFle1 chromosome 6, aMixFle1.hap1, whole genome shotgun sequence genome contains the following:
- the RAE1 gene encoding mRNA export factor RAE1 isoform X2 — protein MSLFGSTGGFGAGGASMFGSTATDNHNPMKDIEVTSPPDDSIGCLSFSPPTLPGNFLIAGSWANDVRCWEVQDNGQTIPKAQQMHTGPVLDVCWSDDGSKVFTASCDKTAKMWDLNSNQSIQIAQHDAPIKTVHWIKAPNYSCIMTGSWDKSLKFWDTRSPNPLMTLQLPERCYCADVVYPMAVVATAERGLIVYQLENQPSEFRRIESPLKHQHRCVAIFKDKQNKPTGFALGSIEGRVAIHYINPSNPAKDNFTFKCHRSNGTNTAAPQDIYAVNGIAFHPVHGTLATVGSDGRFSFWDKDARTKLKTSEQLDQPISACCFNHNGNIFAYSSSYDWSKGHEFYNPQKKNYIFLRNAAEELKPRNKK, from the exons ATGAGCTTGTTCGGTTCTACTGGGGGTTTTGGTGCTGGAGGAGCAAGCATGTTTGGCAGCACGGCCACCGATAATCACAATCCCATGAAG GACATAGAGGTTACGTCACCCCCAGATGACAGTATTGGATGCCTATCCTTCAGCCCCCCAACATTGCCAGGGAATTTCCTCATTGCTGGTTCCTGGGCCAATGAT GTTCGCTGCTGGGAAGTACAAGATAATGGCCAAACCATCCCAAAAGCCCAGCAGATGCACACAGGACCGGTGCTCGATGTTTGCTGGAGCGAT GATGGCAGTAAAGTGTTCACAGCGTCTTGTGATAAAACCGCCAAAATGTGGGACCTAAACAGTAACCAGTCCATACAGATCGCTCAG CATGATGCACCTATAAAAACTGTTCACTGGATAAAGGCACCAAATTACAGCTGTATCATGACTGGAAGCTGGGACAAAAGCCTAAAG TTTTGGGACACGCGTTCCCCCAATCCTCTGATGACGCTCCAGCTTCCTGAGCGATGTTACTGTGCAGATGTG GTCTATCCAATGGCTGTTGTAGCTACAGCAGAGAGAGGGTTAATAGTTTACCAGCTAGAGAACCAGCCGTCTGAGTTTCGCAGAATTGAATCTCCATTAAAGCACCAG CATCGGTGTGTTGCCATATTTAAAGATAAACAAAACAAGCCAACCGGCTTTGCGTTGGGCAGCATTGAAGGTAGAGTTGCCATCCATTACATCAACCCTTCAAATCC AGCTAAAGACAACTTCACATTTAAATGCCACCGATCCAACGGAACAAATACCGCAGCTCCTCAAGACATTTATGCG GTAAATGGTATTGCTTTTCATCCGGTACACGGCACTCTGGCGACTGTCGGCTCTGACGGACGCTTCAGCTTCTGGGACAAAGATGCACGAACCAAACTGAAGACTTCAGAACAGTTAGACCAACCCATCTCGGCCTGCTGCTTCAACCACAACGGAAACATCTTTGCTTATTCGTCCAGTTACGACTGGTCCAAG GGCCACGAGTTCTACAATCCACAGAAGAAGAATTATATATTCCTACGTAATGCTGCAGAGGAGTTAAAACCCCGGAATAAAAAGTA A
- the RAE1 gene encoding mRNA export factor RAE1 isoform X1, with translation MSLFGSTGGFGAGGASMFGSTATDNHNPMKDIEVTSPPDDSIGCLSFSPPTLPGNFLIAGSWANDVRCWEVQDNGQTIPKAQQMHTGPVLDVCWSDDGSKVFTASCDKTAKMWDLNSNQSIQIAQHDAPIKTVHWIKAPNYSCIMTGSWDKSLKFWDTRSPNPLMTLQLPERCYCADVVYPMAVVATAERGLIVYQLENQPSEFRRIESPLKHQHRCVAIFKDKQNKPTGFALGSIEGRVAIHYINPSNPAKDNFTFKCHRSNGTNTAAPQDIYAVNGIAFHPVHGTLATVGSDGRFSFWDKDARTKLKTSEQLDQPISACCFNHNGNIFAYSSSYDWSKGHEFYNPQKKNYIFLRNAAEELKPRNKK, from the exons ATGAGCTTGTTCGGTTCTACTGGGGGTTTTGGTGCTGGAGGAGCAAGCATGTTTGGCAGCACGGCCACCGATAATCACAATCCCATGAAG GACATAGAGGTTACGTCACCCCCAGATGACAGTATTGGATGCCTATCCTTCAGCCCCCCAACATTGCCAGGGAATTTCCTCATTGCTGGTTCCTGGGCCAATGAT GTTCGCTGCTGGGAAGTACAAGATAATGGCCAAACCATCCCAAAAGCCCAGCAGATGCACACAGGACCGGTGCTCGATGTTTGCTGGAGCGAT GATGGCAGTAAAGTGTTCACAGCGTCTTGTGATAAAACCGCCAAAATGTGGGACCTAAACAGTAACCAGTCCATACAGATCGCTCAG CATGATGCACCTATAAAAACTGTTCACTGGATAAAGGCACCAAATTACAGCTGTATCATGACTGGAAGCTGGGACAAAAGCCTAAAG TTTTGGGACACGCGTTCCCCCAATCCTCTGATGACGCTCCAGCTTCCTGAGCGATGTTACTGTGCAGATGTG GTCTATCCAATGGCTGTTGTAGCTACAGCAGAGAGAGGGTTAATAGTTTACCAGCTAGAGAACCAGCCGTCTGAGTTTCGCAGAATTGAATCTCCATTAAAGCACCAG CATCGGTGTGTTGCCATATTTAAAGATAAACAAAACAAGCCAACCGGCTTTGCGTTGGGCAGCATTGAAGGTAGAGTTGCCATCCATTACATCAACCCTTCAAATCC AGCTAAAGACAACTTCACATTTAAATGCCACCGATCCAACGGAACAAATACCGCAGCTCCTCAAGACATTTATGCG GTAAATGGTATTGCTTTTCATCCGGTACACGGCACTCTGGCGACTGTCGGCTCTGACGGACGCTTCAGCTTCTGGGACAAAGATGCACGAACCAAACTGAAGACTTCAGAACAGTTAGACCAACCCATCTCGGCCTGCTGCTTCAACCACAACGGAAACATCTTTGCTTATTCGTCCAGTTACGACTGGTCCAAG GGCCACGAGTTCTACAATCCACAGAAGAAGAATTATATATTCCTACGTAATGCTGCAGAGGAGTTAAAACCCCGGAATAAAAAGTAG